A genomic stretch from Photobacterium atrarenae includes:
- the rne gene encoding ribonuclease E, which translates to MKRMLINATQKEELRVALVDGQKLFDLDIESPGHESKKANIYKGRITRIEPSLEAAFVDYGAERHGFLPLKEVARDYFPANYSYQGRPNIKEVLKEGQEVIVQVDKEERGNKGAALTTFISLAGSYLVLMPNNPRAGGISRRIEGEERTQLKAALSTLELPQGMGLIVRTAGVGKSGEDLEYDLNYLLNHWERVKVAAESAPAPFLIHQESNVIARAIRDYLRRDIGEIVIDSKKIYDRARDHIQQVRPDFLSRVKLYDHSDTPLFNHYQIENQIESAFQREVRLPSGGSIVIDPTEALTSIDINSARATKGGDIEETALQTNLEAADEIARQLRLRDLGGLVVIDFIDMTPVRHQREVENRLREAVRMDRARVQIGRISRFGLLEMSRQRLSPSLAEASHHVCPRCSGTGVIRDSESLSLSILRLIEEEALKDNTSQVLAIVPVAIASYLLNEKRRSVQHIEKSHGVRAIIVPNAEMDTPHFEVVRVRSGDEQDTLSYHLPRALEALKEAESEPQQERIVKKREEPVLQGFSAPAEPPKKKAPEVAPQPAEKPGLFSRIFSALTSLFAGTPETPKAEAKETGAKHNGNGRRGERQDSRRRNERQDSRRGERQDKRQGKDSRRGKDEGRQDRKRQETERDTRSGERQQRRRSDKPKQDRQQVEKAAKPQRPQRDEEAKEQKHQSRREEIRAQKKQRRQETEQAKVEAPAVEEQSAQKQEQEKATKVKQRRQRRQLQKKVRILEEVEATESVTETQQPSPLQELGTAVAKEAQAKAVEGEATEQSAENGEQENGQRRNRRSPRHLRASGQRRRRIRDTRPEKADSVDNAVTEAVGHAVEEVTDTLSDLENVVSVVEKPKAPRLASGVASPELAMGKVWVPAQKPAVEAVAETETVTEAAPAPQAEPPVEASAAPTLSGVAMPELAMGKVFPQRATEASAEVEAPVVEAPAPAETVEAVSAPEAEAVVATEAVAEAPAAPVQAEEIKAEAVQAEAETKPEATEPQTEKAPVAAAIAQSADSQAIRVTATSPRGKHSVSPMTKAPAPEASVEMPLVAIAPMREERAATRQAGSQTATNVAAAPMTKPSMN; encoded by the coding sequence ATGAAGAGAATGTTGATTAACGCAACTCAGAAGGAAGAGTTGCGCGTCGCATTAGTTGATGGGCAGAAGCTCTTCGATCTTGATATCGAAAGCCCTGGCCACGAATCTAAGAAAGCAAATATCTACAAAGGCCGTATTACCCGTATCGAACCAAGTCTGGAAGCCGCGTTCGTTGATTACGGTGCTGAGCGCCACGGATTCCTGCCGCTCAAAGAAGTTGCCCGCGATTATTTCCCTGCCAATTACAGTTACCAAGGCCGACCTAACATTAAGGAAGTGCTGAAGGAAGGCCAGGAAGTGATCGTTCAGGTTGACAAAGAAGAGCGTGGGAACAAAGGCGCAGCCCTGACCACCTTTATCTCGCTCGCTGGTAGCTACCTGGTCCTGATGCCGAATAACCCGCGTGCCGGTGGGATCTCCCGCCGTATCGAAGGGGAAGAGCGGACTCAGCTCAAGGCTGCACTAAGCACGCTGGAGCTGCCGCAAGGCATGGGTCTGATTGTGCGCACAGCCGGGGTTGGTAAATCTGGTGAGGATCTGGAATACGATCTGAACTACCTGCTCAACCACTGGGAGCGCGTCAAAGTTGCCGCAGAGTCAGCGCCGGCACCATTCCTGATCCACCAGGAAAGTAACGTCATTGCCCGTGCAATCCGTGACTACCTGCGTCGTGACATCGGCGAGATTGTGATCGACAGCAAGAAGATTTACGACCGCGCCCGCGATCACATCCAACAGGTTCGCCCGGACTTCCTGAGCCGTGTGAAGCTGTATGATCACAGCGACACCCCGCTGTTCAACCATTACCAAATCGAAAATCAGATCGAATCAGCCTTCCAGCGTGAAGTTCGCCTGCCATCAGGTGGCTCCATTGTAATCGATCCGACCGAAGCCCTGACATCGATTGATATCAACTCCGCCCGTGCTACGAAAGGCGGTGATATCGAGGAAACGGCCCTGCAAACCAACCTGGAAGCGGCCGACGAGATCGCCCGCCAGCTGCGTCTGCGTGACCTGGGTGGCTTGGTGGTGATCGATTTCATCGATATGACGCCGGTACGTCACCAGCGTGAAGTGGAAAACCGTCTGCGTGAAGCGGTCCGTATGGACCGTGCCCGAGTTCAGATTGGCCGCATTTCCCGCTTTGGTCTACTGGAAATGTCACGTCAGCGCCTCAGCCCGTCACTGGCTGAAGCCAGCCACCACGTATGTCCGCGTTGTAGCGGTACCGGGGTGATCCGTGACAGTGAATCGCTGTCGCTGTCAATTCTCCGCCTGATCGAAGAAGAAGCGCTGAAAGACAACACCTCGCAGGTACTGGCCATTGTGCCAGTGGCCATTGCCTCCTACCTGCTCAATGAAAAACGCCGCTCAGTCCAGCACATCGAGAAGTCTCACGGTGTCCGCGCGATTATCGTGCCAAATGCCGAGATGGATACCCCACACTTTGAAGTGGTCCGTGTCCGCTCCGGTGACGAGCAGGATACCCTGTCTTATCACCTACCTCGTGCCCTGGAAGCCCTGAAAGAGGCAGAGTCTGAGCCGCAGCAAGAGCGTATTGTCAAGAAACGCGAAGAGCCGGTTCTGCAAGGTTTCTCAGCCCCAGCGGAGCCACCGAAGAAAAAAGCGCCGGAAGTTGCGCCACAGCCAGCCGAAAAACCTGGCTTGTTCAGCCGTATCTTCAGCGCTCTGACCAGCCTGTTCGCGGGCACCCCGGAGACCCCGAAGGCTGAAGCGAAAGAGACCGGAGCCAAACATAACGGCAACGGTCGTCGTGGCGAGCGCCAGGACAGCCGCCGCCGCAACGAACGCCAGGACAGCCGTCGTGGCGAACGCCAGGATAAGCGCCAGGGCAAAGACAGCCGTCGTGGCAAAGATGAGGGCCGCCAGGATCGCAAGCGCCAGGAAACTGAGCGTGATACCCGTAGCGGTGAGCGTCAGCAACGCCGTCGCAGCGATAAGCCAAAGCAGGATCGTCAACAGGTCGAGAAAGCTGCAAAGCCACAGCGTCCACAGCGTGATGAAGAAGCCAAAGAGCAGAAGCATCAGTCTCGACGCGAAGAGATCCGCGCTCAGAAGAAACAGCGCCGCCAGGAAACTGAGCAAGCCAAAGTAGAAGCGCCGGCTGTAGAAGAACAATCAGCGCAGAAGCAAGAGCAGGAAAAAGCGACCAAGGTGAAACAACGTCGCCAGCGCCGCCAGCTACAGAAGAAAGTCCGCATTCTGGAGGAAGTGGAAGCCACTGAATCTGTGACTGAAACGCAGCAACCTTCTCCGCTGCAGGAGCTGGGGACCGCGGTTGCCAAAGAAGCCCAGGCGAAAGCTGTTGAGGGCGAAGCAACTGAGCAATCAGCCGAGAACGGCGAGCAGGAAAACGGCCAGCGCCGCAACCGTCGCTCACCACGTCATCTGCGCGCCAGCGGCCAGCGTCGCCGTCGTATCCGTGACACCCGTCCGGAAAAAGCGGACAGCGTTGATAACGCAGTCACCGAAGCAGTCGGCCATGCCGTAGAAGAAGTAACGGATACGCTGAGCGATCTGGAAAACGTTGTTTCCGTCGTCGAGAAACCAAAAGCGCCGCGTCTGGCTTCAGGCGTTGCCTCGCCGGAGCTGGCAATGGGTAAAGTCTGGGTTCCGGCTCAGAAGCCAGCGGTTGAAGCCGTTGCAGAAACTGAAACCGTAACTGAAGCAGCACCGGCGCCGCAGGCTGAGCCACCAGTTGAAGCAAGCGCAGCACCGACCCTGAGTGGCGTGGCGATGCCGGAACTGGCGATGGGCAAAGTGTTCCCGCAGCGTGCGACCGAAGCCAGCGCTGAAGTTGAAGCACCTGTTGTTGAAGCTCCAGCCCCAGCTGAAACCGTTGAAGCAGTGTCAGCACCGGAAGCAGAAGCGGTTGTCGCCACGGAAGCCGTTGCAGAGGCTCCTGCCGCGCCAGTGCAGGCAGAGGAAATCAAGGCTGAAGCGGTACAAGCCGAAGCTGAAACCAAGCCTGAAGCTACAGAGCCGCAGACCGAAAAAGCACCCGTTGCCGCAGCGATTGCACAATCCGCTGACAGCCAGGCCATCCGTGTGACCGCGACCTCGCCAAGAGGTAAGCATTCCGTATCACCGATGACCAAAGCACCGGCACCGGAAGCCAGCGTGGAAATGCCGCTTGTTGCCATCGCGCCGATGCGTGAAGAGCGCGCAGCGACACGTCAGGCCGGCAGCCAGACTGCAACCAATGTTGCGGCTGCGCCGATGACCAAGCCGTCAATGAACTAA
- a CDS encoding SulP family inorganic anion transporter, protein MFEFPQFSRQSVKNDVLSGLTVALALVPEAVAFAFVAGVDPMVGLYAAFIVGLVTAVIGGRPGMISGATGAMAVVMVSLVAEHGIQYLFAAVMLAGVLQILAGVFKLGKFIRMVPHPVMIGFVNGLAIVIFLAQLGQFKIPDASGVMQWMQGTQLYIMLGLVALTMAIIHFLPKLTKAVPSSLVAIITVTALVHGLDLESRTVIDFVRGMSGDASATLAGSLPTFALPEVGFNMETLQIILPYSVVLAAVGLIESLLTLTVIDEMTGTRGQGNRECVGQGMANVTCSVFGAMGGCAMIGQSMININSGGRGRLSGITGAVGLLLFILFGSSLIEMIPLAALVGVMFMVVIGTFEWASFKMARKVPKHDFFAIILVTSVTVAADLALAVIVGVIYSALVFAWDHAKHIFATSHINEHGSKVYEVNGPLFFGSVSHFLELFDANNDPSDIIIDFANSRVADHSAIEAIDTIAERYANQGKTLHIRHLSAECRSLLKKAGNLVEVNVMEDPSYKVATDTLGG, encoded by the coding sequence ATGTTTGAATTCCCACAATTTTCGCGTCAATCCGTCAAAAATGACGTCCTTTCAGGGCTAACCGTCGCCCTGGCCCTGGTGCCCGAAGCGGTGGCATTCGCCTTCGTCGCCGGTGTTGATCCCATGGTTGGCCTGTATGCCGCCTTCATCGTCGGCTTGGTCACAGCCGTGATCGGCGGCCGTCCGGGAATGATCTCCGGTGCAACAGGTGCCATGGCCGTTGTCATGGTCAGTCTGGTGGCAGAGCATGGCATCCAATATCTGTTTGCCGCTGTGATGCTGGCCGGGGTATTGCAAATCCTGGCCGGGGTCTTCAAGCTGGGTAAATTCATCCGTATGGTGCCGCACCCGGTCATGATCGGTTTTGTTAATGGTTTGGCGATTGTCATCTTCCTCGCGCAACTGGGCCAGTTCAAAATCCCGGATGCCAGTGGCGTCATGCAGTGGATGCAAGGCACACAGCTATACATCATGCTGGGCCTGGTTGCTCTGACCATGGCGATTATTCACTTCCTGCCAAAACTGACCAAAGCTGTCCCGTCCTCGCTGGTTGCCATTATCACCGTCACCGCGCTGGTCCACGGTCTGGATCTGGAATCGCGTACCGTGATTGATTTCGTTCGCGGTATGAGTGGCGATGCGTCTGCGACCCTGGCGGGCTCACTGCCAACCTTTGCCCTGCCGGAGGTTGGTTTCAACATGGAAACGCTCCAGATCATCCTGCCGTACTCTGTTGTCTTGGCAGCCGTCGGCCTGATCGAGTCCCTGCTGACCCTAACGGTAATTGATGAAATGACCGGTACCCGTGGCCAGGGCAACCGTGAGTGTGTCGGCCAGGGCATGGCGAACGTCACCTGCTCCGTCTTTGGCGCCATGGGTGGTTGTGCCATGATTGGCCAGTCGATGATCAACATTAACTCCGGCGGTCGTGGTCGACTGTCAGGGATCACCGGTGCCGTAGGTCTGCTGCTGTTCATTCTGTTCGGTTCATCCCTGATTGAAATGATCCCGCTGGCAGCTCTGGTCGGGGTGATGTTCATGGTGGTGATTGGCACCTTTGAGTGGGCGAGCTTCAAGATGGCCCGTAAAGTGCCGAAACATGACTTCTTTGCCATTATCCTGGTCACCAGTGTCACCGTTGCGGCGGATCTGGCCCTGGCCGTGATTGTCGGTGTGATCTACTCAGCCTTGGTCTTTGCCTGGGATCATGCCAAACATATCTTTGCCACCAGCCACATCAACGAGCATGGCTCAAAAGTATATGAAGTGAACGGCCCGCTATTCTTCGGCTCCGTCTCTCACTTCCTGGAGCTGTTTGATGCCAACAACGACCCGAGCGACATCATTATCGATTTTGCCAACTCGCGCGTGGCGGATCACTCGGCGATTGAAGCCATTGATACCATTGCCGAGCGTTATGCCAACCAGGGCAAAACCCTGCATATCCGCCACCTGAGCGCGGAATGCCGCTCATTGCTGAAAAAAGCCGGCAACCTGGTGGAAGTGAACGTGATGGAAGATCCAAGCTACAAAGTGGCGACGGATACCCTGGGCGGTTAA
- a CDS encoding low molecular weight protein-tyrosine-phosphatase has protein sequence MKKVLIVCMGNICRSPTAEAVLRTKAAQAGVTLEIDSAGTIGYHQGNPPDERSRAAGEARGYSFAGIRARQVVAEDFERFDYILAADQANLRDLIAQCPAHYQQKLALFMSYSSASVTEIPDPYYGGAQGFETVLDLIEEASEQFLTHLSR, from the coding sequence ATCAAGAAGGTACTCATCGTCTGCATGGGCAACATCTGCCGCTCACCGACCGCAGAAGCTGTGCTACGGACCAAGGCGGCGCAGGCCGGCGTCACACTTGAAATTGACTCGGCGGGGACCATTGGTTATCACCAGGGCAACCCGCCGGATGAGCGCTCCCGGGCAGCTGGCGAGGCGAGGGGGTACAGTTTTGCCGGGATCCGCGCACGCCAGGTGGTCGCTGAGGATTTCGAGCGCTTTGATTATATTCTGGCTGCCGATCAGGCCAACCTGCGGGATTTAATCGCTCAGTGTCCGGCGCACTATCAGCAGAAGCTGGCGCTGTTTATGAGCTACTCGTCCGCGTCGGTGACGGAAATTCCGGATCCTTACTACGGTGGTGCTCAGGGGTTTGAAACCGTTCTGGATCTGATTGAAGAGGCCAGTGAGCAGTTCTTAACCCACCTGAGCCGCTGA
- the cobT gene encoding nicotinate-nucleotide--dimethylbenzimidazole phosphoribosyltransferase translates to MFTIAAPETESLSQIQDKINNKTKPLGALGKLEDLAAQLALIQQADHLTISQPHLLVFAGDHGIAQHGVSIAPSEVTTQMVMNFLAGGAAVNCFCRTSDMTIQVIDAGTKLEPADHPQLLKQRLGAGTADFTRQPAMSRDTAFQGLMYGAEAVARVHQQGSNLVGFGEMGIGNTSSAAALMAALLDLPATDCVGRGTGISDEQFEHKLALITRALAVHQAKLEDPLSILACLGGFEIAQIAGGMLKAAELRMTVLVDGFIATAAALIATTMYSAARHYFLFCHCSEESGHQRMLEHLEAKPLLNLGLRLGEGTGAALALPLIRAACEFYNNMASFSEAGVTV, encoded by the coding sequence ATGTTCACCATCGCCGCGCCGGAAACTGAATCACTTTCGCAAATCCAGGATAAGATCAACAATAAAACTAAACCCTTAGGCGCCCTCGGCAAGCTTGAAGATCTCGCTGCGCAACTGGCCCTGATCCAACAGGCGGATCATCTGACCATCTCCCAGCCGCATTTACTGGTCTTTGCCGGCGATCATGGCATCGCCCAGCATGGGGTGAGTATCGCCCCCAGCGAAGTGACCACCCAAATGGTGATGAACTTTCTCGCCGGCGGTGCAGCCGTGAACTGTTTCTGCCGCACCAGCGACATGACGATTCAGGTCATTGATGCCGGAACCAAACTGGAGCCGGCCGATCACCCGCAGTTGCTAAAGCAACGCCTTGGCGCAGGCACTGCGGACTTTACCCGGCAACCGGCGATGTCCCGTGATACTGCCTTTCAGGGCCTGATGTATGGCGCGGAAGCGGTCGCCCGGGTCCACCAGCAAGGGAGCAACCTGGTTGGCTTTGGCGAGATGGGAATTGGCAACACCAGCAGCGCCGCCGCACTGATGGCAGCCCTGCTCGATTTACCGGCCACAGACTGTGTCGGCCGCGGCACCGGGATCTCGGACGAACAATTTGAGCACAAACTGGCTCTGATCACCCGGGCGCTGGCCGTACATCAGGCCAAGCTGGAGGATCCGCTCAGTATTCTGGCCTGTCTCGGCGGATTCGAGATTGCCCAGATCGCCGGGGGAATGCTCAAAGCGGCCGAGCTGCGGATGACCGTCCTGGTCGATGGCTTTATTGCCACTGCTGCCGCCCTGATCGCGACCACCATGTACTCGGCCGCCAGACATTACTTCCTGTTCTGCCACTGCTCAGAAGAGTCCGGACACCAGCGTATGCTTGAGCACCTGGAAGCCAAGCCGCTGCTCAATCTCGGACTGCGCCTGGGTGAAGGCACAGGCGCGGCGCTGGCCCTGCCTTTGATCCGCGCTGCCTGTGAGTTCTATAACAACATGGCGAGCTTCAGTGAAGCCGGAGTAACCGTGTGA
- a CDS encoding adenosylcobinamide-GDP ribazoletransferase — translation MSNTTQPQQAESPAQTADRKDSHPLRRQWQIFLVALAFFTRIPIPASTPYSPERLNQANRYFGVVGIIVGGITAAIYLVAQLAFPPPIAVGLTMIASLLLTGAFHEDGLADVFDGFGGGWTPAQKLTIMKDSRLGTYGAAALIMMLGLKWLTLSTLAESSNYLPALALLVMHTLSRICAASLIFSYPYVRADAQSKVKPLANQQSQQDLWVLIVTGLIILLLLPLTSALALMTAIALIRWGCGRWFVRQLGGYTGDCLGAAQQISELTGYLVLLALI, via the coding sequence GTGAGCAATACAACACAGCCGCAGCAGGCTGAATCACCAGCCCAGACCGCGGATCGCAAAGACAGCCACCCGCTTCGGCGGCAATGGCAGATCTTTCTGGTCGCGCTGGCGTTTTTTACCCGTATCCCGATCCCGGCGAGCACCCCCTACTCGCCTGAGCGGCTCAATCAGGCCAATCGCTATTTCGGTGTGGTCGGCATCATTGTCGGCGGGATTACGGCGGCTATCTATCTGGTCGCCCAATTGGCCTTTCCGCCACCAATCGCGGTAGGGCTGACAATGATTGCCAGCCTGTTGCTGACCGGCGCATTTCACGAAGACGGCCTTGCTGATGTATTTGATGGCTTTGGCGGTGGCTGGACACCGGCGCAAAAGCTGACGATTATGAAAGACTCGCGGTTGGGAACCTACGGCGCAGCGGCGCTCATCATGATGCTGGGACTGAAATGGCTCACGCTCAGCACCCTGGCCGAGAGCAGCAATTACCTCCCGGCCCTGGCTTTGCTGGTGATGCATACCCTCAGCCGCATTTGCGCTGCCAGCCTGATCTTCTCCTACCCGTATGTCCGGGCTGATGCGCAAAGTAAGGTCAAACCACTGGCTAATCAGCAAAGCCAACAGGATTTGTGGGTTTTAATCGTCACCGGATTGATTATATTACTCCTTTTACCCCTGACGTCCGCGCTGGCCCTGATGACCGCCATCGCGCTGATCCGCTGGGGATGCGGTCGGTGGTTTGTCCGCCAACTCGGTGGCTACACCGGGGATTGCCTCGGTGCCGCCCAACAGATATCAGAGCTGACCGGCTACCTGGTGCTGCTGGCACTCATTTAA
- the cobO gene encoding cob(I)yrinic acid a,c-diamide adenosyltransferase, producing the protein MADQPQKDERYKARQQKIKAEVDARVDAAQEEKGLFLIITGNGKGKSTSGFGTIARAVGHGQKCGVGQFIKGTWACGERNLLEQNGVDFAVMATGFTWETQNKEADTAAAQETWAACKQMLADDQYDVVLLDELTYMVTYGYVELDEVVEAIANRPPMQSVVVTGRGAHRTLIEMADTVSEVRNVKHAFESGVKARQGVDW; encoded by the coding sequence ATGGCTGATCAACCCCAGAAAGACGAACGCTATAAAGCGCGCCAGCAAAAAATCAAAGCAGAAGTCGACGCCCGTGTCGATGCCGCACAGGAAGAGAAAGGCTTGTTTCTGATCATCACCGGCAATGGCAAAGGGAAATCGACCTCCGGCTTCGGGACCATCGCCCGGGCAGTCGGACACGGCCAGAAATGTGGCGTCGGCCAGTTCATCAAAGGCACCTGGGCCTGCGGTGAGCGGAACCTGCTGGAGCAAAACGGGGTCGACTTTGCCGTGATGGCAACCGGTTTCACCTGGGAAACCCAGAATAAAGAAGCCGACACGGCGGCTGCTCAGGAAACCTGGGCGGCATGTAAACAGATGCTGGCAGACGATCAGTATGATGTCGTGCTGCTCGACGAGCTGACCTACATGGTCACCTACGGCTATGTTGAACTGGACGAAGTGGTCGAAGCGATTGCCAACCGCCCGCCGATGCAGTCTGTGGTGGTCACCGGCCGCGGTGCGCATCGGACCCTGATCGAGATGGCTGATACCGTCTCTGAAGTGCGAAACGTCAAACACGCCTTTGAAAGCGGCGTCAAAGCCCGCCAGGGTGTCGACTGGTAA
- a CDS encoding phosphate-starvation-inducible protein PsiE, translated as MPSHLPKNFSRPFLKLFHIMEATLLVAITLATLAAIIGEFIHIYTNKQILLTDILLMFIYLEVLAMVQQFVTNGKIPVRYPIYIAIMAIARYITLGMKELDGIYVVWLALAAFILAAATLLIRIGHHYWPYEEVTEPNKRQSDD; from the coding sequence ATGCCTTCACATTTGCCCAAGAACTTCAGCCGGCCGTTTCTGAAACTGTTCCACATCATGGAAGCGACTTTACTGGTCGCCATCACACTGGCGACCCTGGCCGCCATTATCGGCGAATTCATCCACATTTACACCAACAAGCAAATTTTGCTGACGGATATCCTGTTGATGTTTATCTACCTGGAAGTATTAGCCATGGTGCAACAGTTTGTGACCAACGGCAAAATTCCGGTTCGCTACCCCATTTATATCGCCATCATGGCCATTGCCCGTTATATCACTCTGGGGATGAAAGAACTTGACGGGATCTACGTGGTGTGGCTTGCACTCGCAGCCTTTATTCTGGCAGCTGCCACCCTGCTCATCCGGATTGGCCACCACTACTGGCCTTATGAAGAAGTCACGGAGCCGAATAAACGCCAGTCGGATGACTGA
- a CDS encoding anaerobic C4-dicarboxylate transporter has product MLYLEFLFLLLVLYAGSRFGGIGLGVVSGLGLLIEVFVFRMPPTSPPITVMLIILAVVTCASILEAAGGLKYMLQVAERILRSNPKRVTFLGPLVTYTMTFMLGTGHAVYSIMPIIGDVALKNGIRPERPMAASSVASQLAITASPISAAVVYYLAQLTGIQSDIHLLTILMVTVPSTLIGTLLLSLYSLRRGAELSEDLEYQRRLRDPLWKDKIKHTTATSLDEQLPASAKHAVLLFILALASIVLVAMVPEIRTIGDDKPIKMSVIIQMMMLAFGGLILLVTRTNVQKVPEGVVFKSGMVAAIAIFGIAWMSDTYFQYAMPSFKSGITEMVQNYPWTFALALFIVSVVVNSQAATARMMLPVGLAMGLNPALLIGLMPATYGYFFIPNYPSDIATCNFDVTGTTKIGKWYFNHSFMAPGLIGVVSACTIGYTIAQMIV; this is encoded by the coding sequence ATGTTGTACCTGGAATTTTTATTCCTGCTTCTCGTGTTGTATGCCGGTAGCCGGTTTGGCGGTATCGGGTTAGGGGTCGTTTCTGGCCTGGGTCTGTTGATTGAAGTGTTTGTTTTTCGGATGCCGCCGACGTCGCCGCCGATCACAGTGATGCTGATTATTCTGGCGGTCGTGACCTGTGCGTCGATCCTGGAAGCCGCCGGTGGCCTGAAGTACATGTTGCAGGTTGCCGAGCGGATCCTACGCAGCAACCCGAAGCGAGTGACCTTCCTCGGTCCGCTGGTGACGTACACCATGACCTTCATGCTGGGTACTGGCCACGCGGTCTATTCCATTATGCCGATCATCGGTGATGTTGCGCTGAAGAACGGGATTCGGCCGGAGCGGCCGATGGCTGCCTCGTCTGTTGCATCCCAGTTAGCTATCACGGCCAGCCCGATTTCTGCCGCAGTGGTGTACTACCTGGCGCAGCTGACCGGGATCCAGAGTGATATTCACCTGCTGACCATCCTGATGGTCACCGTGCCATCGACGCTGATCGGTACTTTGTTGCTGTCGCTGTACAGCCTGCGCCGCGGTGCTGAGCTGAGCGAGGATCTGGAGTACCAACGCCGGCTGAGAGATCCACTATGGAAAGATAAAATCAAGCATACCACCGCGACTTCCCTGGATGAGCAACTGCCGGCCTCGGCCAAGCATGCGGTGCTGCTGTTTATCCTGGCCTTGGCTTCAATTGTGCTGGTGGCCATGGTGCCGGAGATTCGGACCATTGGTGATGATAAACCGATTAAAATGTCGGTGATCATTCAGATGATGATGCTGGCATTCGGCGGGTTGATCCTGCTGGTGACCCGCACCAATGTGCAGAAAGTTCCGGAAGGTGTGGTGTTTAAATCCGGGATGGTGGCCGCGATTGCGATTTTCGGGATTGCCTGGATGAGTGATACTTACTTCCAGTACGCGATGCCGTCGTTCAAGTCCGGGATCACGGAAATGGTGCAAAACTATCCGTGGACCTTCGCCCTGGCACTATTTATCGTGTCTGTGGTGGTGAACAGCCAGGCGGCGACGGCGCGGATGATGCTGCCGGTTGGTTTAGCGATGGGGCTGAATCCGGCGCTGCTGATTGGTCTGATGCCGGCCACCTATGGTTACTTCTTTATCCCGAATTATCCGTCGGACATTGCGACCTGTAATTTTGATGTGACCGGGACGACCAAGATCGGCAAGTGGTACTTTAACCACAGTTTCATGGCGCCGGGCCTGATTGGGGTGGTCTCCGCCTGTACGATTGGCTATACCATTGCCCAGATGATTGTTTGA
- a CDS encoding metal-dependent hydrolase codes for MDSVTQAALGAAVAGVVAGRQCSPKVLLAGAALGTLPDLDVLIRYGDPVSDMVKHRGFSHSLLVLLPFSLLLTWLWQKIRPSQNGLSFNRLWLLIAGCLMTHPLLDAFTAYGTQLLWPLPVSVAVSSIFIIDPLYTVPLVVMVLASLLWRRKMAKLCGIGLAISGCYLLWSVVALNIVESRVEQQLANTPLAERPVFITPTPANTVLWRIVVLDGETYWEGLTSLLDSDPTIDFIAKERGQWPWDEKPKHLQMLEQFTHQFVKYEQDGDALLATDLRLGIVDYLPFRFVLAHQTAEGSWMAEHPVQLESPNVRPKHLPALWLRLLGNQDINADLCHVKECPLPPLKSGV; via the coding sequence TTGGATTCAGTGACTCAGGCCGCGTTAGGTGCAGCGGTAGCGGGCGTGGTAGCAGGCAGGCAATGTAGCCCGAAAGTCCTGCTGGCCGGGGCAGCTTTAGGCACACTCCCGGATTTGGATGTCTTGATCCGCTACGGGGATCCGGTGTCGGACATGGTGAAGCACCGCGGGTTCAGTCATTCACTACTGGTCTTACTGCCTTTTTCTTTGCTGCTGACCTGGCTGTGGCAAAAAATCAGACCGAGCCAGAATGGGCTGAGCTTTAACCGCCTTTGGCTGCTGATTGCCGGGTGTTTAATGACCCATCCTTTGCTGGATGCATTCACTGCCTATGGGACTCAATTGCTCTGGCCATTGCCGGTCAGCGTCGCCGTCTCCAGTATTTTCATTATTGATCCGCTCTATACCGTGCCGTTGGTGGTGATGGTGCTGGCCAGCCTGCTGTGGCGGCGAAAAATGGCAAAACTGTGCGGGATCGGTCTGGCAATCTCTGGCTGTTATTTGCTGTGGTCCGTGGTGGCGCTGAATATTGTCGAAAGCCGGGTCGAGCAACAGCTGGCGAATACGCCACTGGCAGAGCGACCTGTGTTTATCACCCCGACACCGGCCAATACTGTGCTGTGGCGGATTGTGGTGCTGGATGGCGAGACGTACTGGGAAGGGCTGACCTCGTTGCTGGACAGTGATCCGACGATAGACTTTATTGCCAAAGAGCGTGGTCAATGGCCGTGGGATGAAAAACCGAAGCACCTACAGATGCTGGAGCAGTTCACTCACCAGTTTGTGAAATATGAGCAGGACGGCGATGCGTTGCTGGCGACGGATTTGCGCCTTGGCATTGTCGATTACCTGCCGTTCCGGTTTGTGCTGGCCCACCAGACTGCCGAAGGCAGTTGGATGGCTGAGCATCCGGTGCAGCTGGAAAGCCCGAATGTGCGGCCGAAACATCTCCCGGCACTTTGGTTACGTTTGCTGGGGAACCAGGATATCAATGCGGACCTGTGCCATGTCAAAGAATGCCCGCTGCCGCCGTTGAAAAGCGGCGTATAA